One Capsicum annuum cultivar UCD-10X-F1 chromosome 2, UCD10Xv1.1, whole genome shotgun sequence genomic window carries:
- the LOC107858808 gene encoding RING-H2 finger protein ATL46 has translation MICLFRAQRFDFGHVHLKMSWIKHSKGGVFAYAPSLSPSSYSSFSASSNFHKAPSLSPSSSGNKISPAVLIIIIVLAVIFFISGLLHLLVRFLIKQPSSSASSPESNRQPEVSTSEALQRQLQQLFHQHDSGLDQAFIDALPVFVYKEVVGPTKEPFDCAVCLCEFSVKDKLRLLPTCSHAFHINCIDTWLLTNSTCPLCRGTLFNPEFLTGFDSDSPIEESGCTGNRDHVLSAAQKTIEIEEVAVDKAATFPVRLGKFKKLNVGAEEGEGECSSSNLDARRCYSLGSYQYVVSDFNLMVDLSSEQNACNVKLAKLRERCASLSKEGDGDGKRISIGTKTDSYSFSKIWLWSKKGKFASSSECQLENPRPNMDLPWLAKKEGN, from the coding sequence ATGATATGTTTATTTAGAGCACAAAGATTTGATTTTGGGCATGTCCATTTGAAAATGTCTTGGATTAAGCATAGTAAAGGTGGTGTGTTTGCATATGCCCCTTCTTTATCTCCCTCATCTTATTCTTCATTTAgtgcaagttctaattttcacAAAGCACCAAGTCTTTCTCCATCCTCTTCTGGGAACAAAATTAGTCCTGCTGTTCTTATCATTATCATCGTATTAGCGGTTATCTTTTTCATATCAGGTCTTCTCCATTTACTTGTTAGATTTCTTATCAAACAACCTTCTTCTTCAGCATCGTCACCCGAGTCTAATAGACAGCCAGAAGTTTCTACCTCTGAGGCCTTGCAAAGACAATTGCAGCAGCTCTTCCATCAACATGATTCTGGTCTTGATCAAGCATTTATTGATGCATTACCGGTTTTTGTGTACAAAGAGGTTGTAGGTCCTACTAAAGAGCCTTTTGATTGTGCTGTTTGTTTGTGTGAATTTTCTGTGAAGGACAAGTTGAGGTTGCTTCCAACTTGTAGCCATGCTTTCCATATCAACTGCATAGATACTTGGCTCCTAACAAACTCAACTTGCCCCTTATGTAGAGGAACCCTTTTCAATCCTGAATTCTTAACGGGGTTCGATTCTGATAGCCCCATAGAAGAATCTGGGTGTACTGGTAATAGAGATCATGTGTTGTCTGCTGCTCAGAAAACAATTGAAATAGAGGAAGTTGCAGTTGATAAAGCAGCAACCTTTCCTGTGAGACTGGGTAAGTTTAAAAAATTGAATGTTGGGGCTGAGGAGGGAGAAGGAGAGTGTAGTAGTAGTAATTTGGATGCTAGGAGATGCTATTCATTGGGATCATATCAGTATGTGGTTAGTGATTTTAATCTTATGGTAGACTTGAGCAGTGAGCAAAACGCGTGCAATGTTAAGCTTGCCAAGTTGCGTGAACGGTGTGCTAGTCTGTCAAAGGAAGGTGATGGGGATGGGAAAAGGATAAGTATTGGAACAAAGACTGATAGCTACTCTTTTTCCAAGATTTGGCTTTGGTCGAAGAAGGGCAAATTTGCAAGTTCTTCGGAATGTCAATTGGAGAATCCACGCCCTAATATGGACTTACCATGGTTGGCAAAAAAAGAAGGCAATTAA